The Elusimicrobiota bacterium genome contains the following window.
TTGGTGATGACGGTATGTTAGTGCTTAAACGCGATATCACAGCGGATGGGCGCAGCCGCGGGTATGTTAATTCTTCACTGGTAATACTTAATGTATTAGAGAATCTCGGGAATTTATTAGTGGATATCCATGGGCAAAATTCGCACCAAACACTATTGTATCCCGACCAGCAACGCGGTGTAGTGGATAGTTACGGTAAACTTGTGGATGAGGTTGAGAAAGTTGCTTATGTCTATAAGGAATATACAAAATTTGTTGAAGAAAAGAAGTTGTTGGATACTTCGGAGAATGAACGATTGCAAAAAATTGATCTCTATAAGTATCAGTTACAGGAGATAAGTAACGCGAATATCTTAGAAGATGAAGACCTCAGGGTGGAACAGGAATACCAGCGGCTTGCGCATGCGGAGAAACTTGCGGGGTTTATCAAGACGACAGTGGAAACACTGGATGAAAATGAAGGGACTAATGTTTTAGCGCAGATGTATGCTGTTAAACAACAGTTGGAAAGTGTTGCTAAAATTGATGAATCCGTCCGGCAGTTATTGGTAGAAGTTGAATCGTTGATCGTGAAGATTGAAGAACTTAGTTCTGGTGTGCATGACTATGCGGATAAGGTGGAGTATAATCCCGAAAAACTTGAGGACGTATCAGACCGCTGTGAATTGATTAAGAGGTTAAAGAAAAAGTATGGTTCAACAGTACCTGATATACTTGTGTATCAGCAGAAGATAACCGGTGAACTTGATAAGCTTGAACATAGCGAAGAGAATAAGGCTGAGCTCGGGGTTAAGATCAAACAAGCGTATGAGTATCTCTCAAAGACAGCGGGTATACTTTCGGATAAACGTAAATCTGTAGCGGGTAAGCTTGAAAAACAAATATTGGTGCAGTTACGCGAAGTTGGGTTGGAGAAAGCTAAGTTCGGGGTTAGTATCACAGAACGAAAAGATGTTGACGGTAATATTGTTTTTGATAGTACCGGTAAGGACGGTGTTGTGTTTACCTTTGCGCCTAATCCTGGGGAAGGGTTTAAGCCTCTGGCGGAGATCGCGTCCGGGGGTGAGCTCTCAAGGTTGATGCTGGCATTGAAGACCGTCTTTGCGAAAGCGGATAAAATCCCGACATTAATATTTGATGAGATAGACGTGGGTATTGGCGGGGATATGGCAACTGTGATCGGTGATAAGATGGCATTGCTTTCCGTATCGCATCAGGTTATTACAATCACTCATATGCCGCAGATCGCAGCGTGTGCTGCTCATCACCTTAACGTAGATAAAGTTGAGAAGTCCGGGCGGACAATAACTACTGTGCGTACAGTGGAAGGCGAGGATGTGGTACGCGAACTTGCGAGAATGCTTGGTGCGGATGAAAAACATGTCTCAGTTGCTACAGAAGCGCATGCACGGGAACTTGCTGCAAGAAGAAAAAATAAAAGAGGGAATTAGAAGGTTTTAGGGAAAGGATATAAAAATTGATGTCACAAAAAGTTAATGCCGCGTTGAGTTTGTTTATCGGGAAAATTAATAAGTTAAAACGGTACAACGAGTATAAGGTGTTGTACGGTATTCAGGAAGGGTTGGAAACTAAGAAGTATGCCGTAGTTGATTCGCCATATATTTACAGTAAACCAACCTGGAAAATTAAATGGCCGCAGGGAGAGCCTGATATGTGGCTTAAAGGTGAGGTTATATTCCCGAATACTATTGCGGGTATATCTCTTACCGGCGCAAATGCGGTATTAAAACATACTACCGCCACAGGGTCAAAAGTTTATATTAACGGCAAAAAAATGGTAGATGAAAAATGGTGGTTCTACGCTGACTTGCCTTTGATAAACGATATTGTACCGGGGACAAGTGTGGATATTTCTATACGTTACACTTCGGTTGACGGGAATAAGTTTCAGGGAATACCGACAATCTTTATTGATAAAGTAGAAACCGTGCTGCGCCGTGTGGAAACGTTTTGCCATACAGTAAACTTTATTGAGTTGTTGATTAGTAAAGGTAAAGTTAAAGATAAAAAAACGGTTGCTGTATTTAATAAAGTGTTGGAGCAAATACCGTTTGGCCTTCTTGAGA
Protein-coding sequences here:
- the recN gene encoding DNA repair protein RecN — encoded protein: MLDTIVIKNYAIIESIEARFSAGFNVLTGETGAGKSIIVDALGLALGRRAGAGVVRKNADKCEITAVFTIKSNRAVQLFCESRGISFGDDGMLVLKRDITADGRSRGYVNSSLVILNVLENLGNLLVDIHGQNSHQTLLYPDQQRGVVDSYGKLVDEVEKVAYVYKEYTKFVEEKKLLDTSENERLQKIDLYKYQLQEISNANILEDEDLRVEQEYQRLAHAEKLAGFIKTTVETLDENEGTNVLAQMYAVKQQLESVAKIDESVRQLLVEVESLIVKIEELSSGVHDYADKVEYNPEKLEDVSDRCELIKRLKKKYGSTVPDILVYQQKITGELDKLEHSEENKAELGVKIKQAYEYLSKTAGILSDKRKSVAGKLEKQILVQLREVGLEKAKFGVSITERKDVDGNIVFDSTGKDGVVFTFAPNPGEGFKPLAEIASGGELSRLMLALKTVFAKADKIPTLIFDEIDVGIGGDMATVIGDKMALLSVSHQVITITHMPQIAACAAHHLNVDKVEKSGRTITTVRTVEGEDVVRELARMLGADEKHVSVATEAHARELAARRKNKRGN